GTATATAAGAAATTTCTTTCAGCTTTAAGGCACCTTCTAGACCAACATAGAAATCAATGCCGCGGCCGATGAAGAAGCAATTGCGTGTAACAGATAAGAATTCTCTTGTAATCTGTTCAATGATTTCTTTCGAATCACAATAGAACTTCCATCGCATTAGCCACAATACCTAATTCTTTTACAAGGTCAAAATCAACGCTTAGGTTACGGCTCTTTGCAGCCACTTCCGCTAAAATAACAAGTACAGCTAACTGAGCAGTGTAAGCCTTTGTAGAGGCAACCGCAATTTCAGGACCTGCATGTAATAAAAGCGTATAGTCTGCTTCACGAGAAAGTGTTGAACCTGGAACGTTCGTAATCGTTAACGCCGGGTGACCCATTTCTTTCACATTAACAAGAACGGCACGGCTGTCTGCTGTTTCTCCACTTTGTGAAATGAAGACAAACAACGGCTTTTCAGAAAGCAACGGCATGTTATAGCCGAATTCACTTGAGATATGAACCTCAACTGGAATTTTAGCCATTTTTTCAATGAATTGTTTTCCAACTAGACCTGCATGATAAGAAGTACCAGCAGCAATGATGTAGATACGGTCTGCTGCATTAACAGCATTGATGATGTCACGATCAATCGTTAATTCACCTTGCTCATCTTGGTACATTTGGATAATACGACGCATCACTAGCGGCTGTTCATCAATCTCTTTAAGCATATAGTGTGGGTACGTACCCTTTTCAATATCACTTGCATCAAGTTCTGCTTTGTATGGAGCACGGTTGATGATTTCGCCGTTTAAGTTTTGGATTGTCACTTCGTCTTTTGTAACGATGACGATTTCTTTGTCCATTAGTTCCACGTATTGATCAGTTACTTGAAGCATTGCCATCGCGTCACTTGCTACTACGTTAAAGCCATTACCAAGACCCACAAGAAGTGGACTCTTGTTTTTCGCAACATAAATGGTGTCATTGTCCTCTGCATCTAATAGAGCAAGAGCATAAGAACCATGCAACAACGTTAATGTTTTACGGAATGATTCCAAAACATCTAAACCTTTGTTAACAAAGCGTTCAATCAACTGTACGATTACTTCAGTGTCTGTTTCACTTACGAAGTTTACGTCTGTTAAATAGTCGTTCTTTAACAGATCATAGTTCTCAATCACACCATTGTGAACTAATGTAAAACGGGCTGAAGTACTTTGATGCGGGTGAGAGTTCACTTTGCTTGGAACACCGTGTGTTGCCCAGCGAGTATGACCAATCCCGATATTAGCCATAACATCTTGGTCTACAATGTCGCGTAAATCAGCAATACGGCCTTTTTCTTTAAACACATGAATGCCGTTTTCGTTCTTTACAGCAATACCTGCTGAGTCGTATCCTCTATATTCAAGTTTTTCTAACCCTTTTAATAGGATTTCTTTCGAGTCGTTATTTCCAATATATCCAACAATTCCACACATTTTCTGTTTCCTCCCTGATACAGGGGGCAAGGCTCTTTGGAGGCAGACTTGCCCCCTTATCTCTGTTTTTTAGGTATCTGTCTATACCGTTTTAAACATTAAATTTAGTATGCGCATATTCTTCTCTTTGTGCACTGAGTTGCCCCAATGTTTTAAAGAAGAATTTTTTCGGTTGTGCGTCGCAACCGGGAGGTATCCGCCGATCATTCGATAAACCTCCTCCTCGTCAACTAATCTACCCACTGAAGATTAGTTCAGGCGCTTTTATTGTAGTTATAACCTTACTATCCACCTTTCCATATTAGAATGGTCAACCTGCTTTAAAAAACAAAGCATGTTAATACTACTATGATTGGCAGAGTCCGTCAACTAATAACCTAAAAATATAAATTTTTCCATATATAACCGATAATACATAATAAAGTATGCAGAGAGCTCCTCCCTAGTTCCCCCATATTGGAAAAGCTCCAGCTTTTATGCTGGAGCCTCGTTTCCATTATTCTTTTAATTCCATTTCCTCTTTTACAACGGCGACAATACGATCTACATATGAATCGCATAGCTCCTGTGTTGGTGCTTCTGCCATTACACGAACAAGCGGTTCCGTACCTGAAGGACGGACAAGAATTCTTCCGTCGCCAGCCATTTCAGCCTCTACCTGTTCAATGACTTCCTTTACGCGGGCATTGTCCGTTACATGGTGCTTATCTGTTACTCGAACATTCACAAGCTTTTGAGGGAATTTTTTCATTTCGCCCGCAAGCTCTGATAATGGCTTTTGTGTTGCCTTCATAATATTTACTAATTGTAAGCCAGTTAATAAGCCGTCTCCTGTTGTGTTGTAATCTAAGAAAATAATATGCCCGGATTGTTCTCCGCCTAGATTAAATCCACTTTTCTTCATTTCTTCCACCACATAGCGGTCTCCAACCGCTGTTGGTACGCTGGTAATTCCGTGGTTTTCTAAGGCCTTATAAAAACCAAGGTTACTCATAACTGTTGAAACAATCGTTCCGTGCTTTAAGCGGCCATGTTCCTTCATGTACTTACCGCAAATATAAAGAATTTGATCTCCATCGACAATATTTCCTTTTTCGTCGATTGCGATTAAGCGGTCGCCATCACCATCAAAAGATAAGCCAACATCGGCACCTTTTTCTTTTACTAAAGCAGCAAGTGCTTCAGGGTGGGTAGAGCCAACACCTGCATTAATATTTAGCCCATTAGGAGAAGCTCCCATCGTTGATAGATCGGCATCTAAATCAGCAAATAGGTGAGAGGCTAATGATGAAGTTGCTCCGTGTGCACAGTCTAATGCAATATGAATGCCGGAGAAATCTTCATCCACACTATTCTTTAAGTATTGAAGATACTTTTGTCCACCTTCGAAATAATCCATGACTTGTCCAAGATCTCCACCCGTTGGACGTGGCAGTTGATCTTCAGGTAAGTCCATTAACTCTTCAATTTCATTTTCTTGTTCATCAGACAGTTTAAATCCGTCTGGACCGAAGAACTTAATACCGTTATCCGCTACAGGGTTATGTGAAGCAGAAATCATTACACCCGCCTGCGCACCTAACGCTTTTGTTAAATAAGAAACACCTGGTGTTGAAATAACGCCTAAACGCATAACCTCAGCACCAGTTGACAATAATCCTGCTACGAGGGCGCCTTCGAGCATATGGCCAGATATACGAGTGTCACGTCCAATTAGTACTTTTGGACGATCCTTATCCTTTGTTAAAACATACCCGCCGAATCGGCCTAATTTAAAGGCTAATTCAGGTGTTAATTCACTATTTGCTACTCCGCGTACGCCATCGGTACCAAAATATTTTCCCATTTTTAAAAATCGCTCCTTCAATATATAGGCTGTATCTGATCTATGCATTATTTTTAGTGATCGTTATGCTCGCCTTTGCTTTATCTGGTTTCCAATCCACATCTTTAGGACCTTCGATTTGAATATTCACATCGTGTTCCCCCTCCGAAAGGCTGGATAGGTCCACATATACACTGAAGTCTTCAGGCTTTAAGCCACCGACAGCCGCACTTGGACCATAAACCAATAAACTTATCATTTGATTCGCCGGATCATTAATCTCCACAGTGTAGTTATCTGACAATCCACGAATTTTTAAAGGAATGCTCGAAACGGTCTTTTCTTCTGTCTTTTTGACAACAATTGTGGCCTTCACCATTTGCGGTGTCACCTTTGTTATTCCATTTGAAATGATAACAGGTAAGTCGAGTGTGGTATTATCCGTAATTTTACTTACATCCACTTCTACACGGACACTTTCTGTTTCCTTGAGAATCTCTTCAGGACCAATAATGGTTGCTTCTTTTACATCTAAATCAATGGATTCGATTGTCACTCCTGCTGGTGGTGTTCCCTTCTTTTGTATCGTTATGGGAACGGTCTTACTATTATCCTTAATCGGAATCGTGACTTTTACCGTACTTGGCTCCACCGTAACATCCAATTTATTTAAATCCTTGTCTAATACTTGGACAGTAGCTTCCTTCGTTAATGAATTCTTCCACTTTTCTTTTGCCTCTACAGTCGCTTTTACATAAGTAATTCGATCGATTGCACTTTTTGCACCTGTGATTTTTACTTTATTTGGTTCTACCACAGGTTGTCCGGCGGAATATCCATCCTCGATTTGATTCTTATTGAATTCTGCCTCGACTTTGAATTCCTTGGTGATTTTTTCTTGTACAGACACTGTAACAGTACCTGGTTTCATGGTTGCCGTTAGTTTATCAGAGAGATCTTTGACCTCTAGTTTCACTTTTTGCTTACCAATTTTTGCATTTGTTAAATCTACGAATACTTCAAAGTTCCTTAGCGCATTGGCAGACTGTACATGTGTCTTTGGTCCTTTTAAAGTAATATCCACTGTATCTGGGATACCAGAGACCACTAAATTTTCTGTATCATAATACACTTTTACAGGGAAATCCTTAATTGTGACGGTCGATTGTACTCCTGGTACATTCACATCCGATAGTTGTTTTCCTGTGTGCGGCGGGATCGAGTTATATAACAGAACAGCCAATAACAACGCAAGAATTTTTATAAACCATGGGTTATCCATCAATTTATCCATTATTCTTCCCCCTCCAGTTCCAACGAGCGGAAGAAGCTTGTTTCGCTTTGTTATGAATGACTAATTCACTCGTAAGTAATTCTTTTAATCCTTCCGACTTTAAATCACGGTGCAATTCTCCGTTCTTTGTAAGAGAAATACTACCAGTCTCCTCTGAAACAACAACCGTAATACTGTCGGTTACTTCACTTATTCCTAGTGCCGCTCGGTGCCGGGTACCTAACTCCTTTGAAATAAATGGACTTTCTGACAAAGGTAGATAACAGGCAGCCGCTGCCACACTGTTCTTTTGAATAATAACAGCCCCATCATGTAGTGGTGTGTTTGGAATGAAAATGTTAATGAGCAATTCCGAAGAAATCGTTGAACCTAAATGTATTCCTGTTTCTATGTAATCACTCATACCCGTTTCTCTTTCAATGGAGATCAAAGCGCCAATCCGTCGTTTTGCCATATAGTCGGTAGCCTTAATAATCGCTTCGACTGTTTTTTCCTGGTCATCATCATCCGGATTACTGCTCCTTGAAAAGAACCGCCCTCTCCCCAATTGCTCAAGAGCTCTCCTAAGTTCAGGCTGAAAAATAATGATTATAGCAAGAAATCCCCAATTTATGGCCTGTTGCATCATCCAGCTTAATGTGGCTAAGCCAAGGAACTCACTGACCACTCTGACTAAGAGAATCACCAGTATCCCTTTTAATAATTGAACAGCTTTTGTTCCTTTTATCACATTAATCAGTTTATAAATGACATACCATACGAGGACAATATCAACAATACTAGCTAAATACTTCCATACAGTGAAATCAGCAAACTGCATTGTTTTTCCTCCGTAATTTTATAAAAACCTATTTTCATGACAACTCAATTATTATACCATAAATTCTTCATATGCTTATTATATGTCTATATTTAGGCGAAAACTCCCTCTTTCCTGACACTTCAAGGATAATTTAGACATTCTTTGTAAAAGGCTGTGTTAAAGAACAATGTTGATTATTGCACCCTGTTGATTGGAGCGGAAGACGCGAAGACTCCTGTGGGAGTATGGTTCAGGGGAGACCCCGCAGACGCTTGCGTCGAGGAGGCTCGCCGAAACACCCACGAACCGCTCGCGTCTGGAGCGGAAATCAACAGGCAAGTTTAACAGAGCCTTGTAAAAAAACAAATCACTCATACACAGAGTGATTTGTCTTTAATTTGTTGCTGGCTGGTCAAAAAGGGCCAAGACATCTTGTCCTGTCTTTTTCATATGATACCATATCCAGTCAAACACCTCATTTACCTCTTCAATTTTTCCGGTTACATGTCCCGCAGACGCTAAATATTTCTCACCATGGATGACTGTCACGTCTCCTTGGACTTCTCCCTCTATTTTCAGTTTTCCATTACGAACAGTAACATCGCCCTTTACAACTTCCCCTTTAGGAACAATAACAGTATTATTTTTGACGATAAGGTTCTTTTGCTTAGATACAGCAAATTCCTGGTCCTGGTTCCATGTAGAGAATAAGCTTCCCAACATTAAGACTACGAATACGGATGCGGCAGCAAGTATAGGATGATTCTTCAACCATCTCTGCATCGAAATCTGTTTCTTTTCTTTTGGGAGACGAGCTAACACATTCGCCGTAAAATCATCTGGAGCTTGCATATGAGAAGTGCTCTTTACAAAAGCAATCGTTCTTTTTAGTTCATGAAAAATCGCATCGCATTCTGCGCAGCTTTTAAGATGCTCTCTTAATATTTGTTCCTTTTCTGGTTCTATTTCTTCATCTAAAAATTCGTGCATTAGTTCAATGATTTGTTCTGGACACATTTAACGTTTCACCTCTTATCACACATATCTTAATTGTTGTCTCAACGCTTCTCGTCCTCGGTGAATTCTTGTTTTGACCGTTCCTAGTGGCAAATCAAGAATTTCACTAATTTCATTTAATGACAGTTCTTCAATGTATTTTAATACGATTGCAGAACGGTATTTTTCTGGCAGTTTTAATATTTCCTGCTGAACAGTTTCATGCAGTTCTAAGCTTTCAACCTCTTTTTCCGGCAACGGCGTATTTGATGGGACCTGCGCATACATCGTTAATCCTTCTGTTCCTGCTACCTCTGCATCTAAATAATAATCGGGTTTCTTTTTTCTCATGCGATCAATACATAAATTAGTAGCAATCCGAAACAGCCAGGTTGAAAACTTTAAGTCTTGGTTAAACGATTTGATATTTACATATGCACGGATAAAAGCTTCCTGTGCTACGTCTTCTGCTTCATGGCGATTCCCAAGCATTCTATAACAAAGCTGATAGACGCTATTTTTATATATCTCAACGATTTCACCAAAGGCATCTTGGTCGCCTTTAATAACTTGTTTTATTCTTTTTTTAATAATAGCTTCCATTAAATTACCTCAGCTCCAATGCTGCTATACGATACTACGTATCCCTAGCAAAAAAGTTTCGTTTAAAACGAAAAATCTTCTCAACATCTATAATATTAACAAAAATTTACTAATTACGGTAAGCAATTAGTTTAAAGTTTTTTCCTTGGGGTAAAAAGATAACAATAACGATTTTATAGAAAAGAGGTAATGGCAAAGTGGGTCTTCAACGTCCTAAATTATTGGAGGAAATAGAAAACTGCCGACATGAAATGGTTCGGCTTGCATCTGAGACTTCTTTGTTACATCCCCGCGTCATAGCAGCAAGTAAAAAGCTCGATTTATTACTGTATCAATATCATACCTTAGAATCAAAAATGTAAAAAGCAGCTGCAGAAATTCGGGCAGCTGCTTTTAATTTATTATAAAAGTTTTTCTCCAAATAATGATCCCATCAGTTCAACAGCACAGACAGCTGTTTTATTCTTTTCATCTAAAATGGGATTCACTTCTACGAATTCTGCAGAAGTAATAATTTTCGCTTCCTCGAGCATTTCCATCGCAAGATGACTTTCTCTGTAGCTTATTCCGCCCATAACCGGTGTACCTACTCCTGGAGCGTCGCTTGGATCTAATCCATCTAAATCTAGTGACAAGTGAACCCCATCTGTTTTTTTCCTTAAGATATGAAATAGTTTCTTCCATTACTTTCGTCATACCTAAACGGTCGATTTCATGCATGGTATAGACTTTTATCCCTTTTTCTTTTATTAATTCTTTTTCACCATCATCAAGTGCTCTTGCACCAATAATGACTACATTTTCAGGCTTTACTTTTGGGGAATAGTTAAGGATCTGGGTTAATAAAGAGTGACCCCATCCAAGGCTGACTGCTAAAGGCATTCCATGGATGTTTCCTGTTGGGCTTGTCTCCGCTGTATTCAAATCACCATGCGCATCATACCAGATCACACCAAGATTTTTATAATGCTTAGAAACACCAGCTAATGTACCAATCGCAATGCTATGGTCTCCACCCAAAACAAGTGGAAATGCTCCAGATTGGACAGCCTCGTCTACTTTCTCAGCCAGCAAAGTACTTTTTTCGGCAACCAGGTCTAAATTTCGTAAATTCGATTCCTTATCTACGACAACTTCAGGTCTTCCGACCGGGATATCACCTAAATCATGAATTTCTTCAAACAGCGGTTTTAATCGCTCGTAGATTCCTGCATAGCGGATGGCACTAGGCCCCATATCTACTCCACGACGCATTTGGCCTAAGTCCATAGGCATTCCAATAATTGAAAGTTTCTTAGTCAATGCAATTCCTCCCTAGCCCTTATTACTTCTATTTTAACCGCTTTCAAACAAATGACTCAACTCGACAGAATTGTGTATATATATGCGGTAAGCGGTAGGGTGTTCGGGTGTTTTTACTAAAAAATCATGATTATGATTCAGGGACTGCTCTACGCGACCTTTTTTTCTTAACAATCCAGAGTTCGGGCTCATAGCACCTCTTTACGCGTCCTTTTTTTCTTAATAATCCAGATCATAGGCTCATAGAACCCCTCTACGCGTCCTTTTTTTCTTAACAATCCAGAATTCGGGCTCATAGCACCTCTCTACGCGACCTTTCTCTCTTTATAATCTAGATCTCGGGCTCATAGAACACCCTCTACGCGTCCTTTCCCTCTTTATAATTCAGATCTCGGGCTCATAGAACCCCTCTACGCTTCCTTTCTCTCTTAATAATCCAGATCTCGGGCTCATAGAACCTCTCTACGCGTCCTTTTATTCTTAATAATCTAGATCTCGGGC
The window above is part of the Bacillus sp. SORGH_AS_0510 genome. Proteins encoded here:
- the sigW gene encoding RNA polymerase sigma factor SigW; the protein is MEAIIKKRIKQVIKGDQDAFGEIVEIYKNSVYQLCYRMLGNRHEAEDVAQEAFIRAYVNIKSFNQDLKFSTWLFRIATNLCIDRMRKKKPDYYLDAEVAGTEGLTMYAQVPSNTPLPEKEVESLELHETVQQEILKLPEKYRSAIVLKYIEELSLNEISEILDLPLGTVKTRIHRGREALRQQLRYV
- the cdaA gene encoding diadenylate cyclase CdaA, with protein sequence MQFADFTVWKYLASIVDIVLVWYVIYKLINVIKGTKAVQLLKGILVILLVRVVSEFLGLATLSWMMQQAINWGFLAIIIIFQPELRRALEQLGRGRFFSRSSNPDDDDQEKTVEAIIKATDYMAKRRIGALISIERETGMSDYIETGIHLGSTISSELLINIFIPNTPLHDGAVIIQKNSVAAAACYLPLSESPFISKELGTRHRAALGISEVTDSITVVVSEETGSISLTKNGELHRDLKSEGLKELLTSELVIHNKAKQASSARWNWRGKNNG
- a CDS encoding aspartyl-phosphate phosphatase Spo0E family protein; its protein translation is MGLQRPKLLEEIENCRHEMVRLASETSLLHPRVIAASKKLDLLLYQYHTLESKM
- a CDS encoding YbbR-like domain-containing protein, giving the protein MDKLMDNPWFIKILALLLAVLLYNSIPPHTGKQLSDVNVPGVQSTVTIKDFPVKVYYDTENLVVSGIPDTVDITLKGPKTHVQSANALRNFEVFVDLTNAKIGKQKVKLEVKDLSDKLTATMKPGTVTVSVQEKITKEFKVEAEFNKNQIEDGYSAGQPVVEPNKVKITGAKSAIDRITYVKATVEAKEKWKNSLTKEATVQVLDKDLNKLDVTVEPSTVKVTIPIKDNSKTVPITIQKKGTPPAGVTIESIDLDVKEATIIGPEEILKETESVRVEVDVSKITDNTTLDLPVIISNGITKVTPQMVKATIVVKKTEEKTVSSIPLKIRGLSDNYTVEINDPANQMISLLVYGPSAAVGGLKPEDFSVYVDLSSLSEGEHDVNIQIEGPKDVDWKPDKAKASITITKNNA
- the glmM gene encoding phosphoglucosamine mutase, which gives rise to MGKYFGTDGVRGVANSELTPELAFKLGRFGGYVLTKDKDRPKVLIGRDTRISGHMLEGALVAGLLSTGAEVMRLGVISTPGVSYLTKALGAQAGVMISASHNPVADNGIKFFGPDGFKLSDEQENEIEELMDLPEDQLPRPTGGDLGQVMDYFEGGQKYLQYLKNSVDEDFSGIHIALDCAHGATSSLASHLFADLDADLSTMGASPNGLNINAGVGSTHPEALAALVKEKGADVGLSFDGDGDRLIAIDEKGNIVDGDQILYICGKYMKEHGRLKHGTIVSTVMSNLGFYKALENHGITSVPTAVGDRYVVEEMKKSGFNLGGEQSGHIIFLDYNTTGDGLLTGLQLVNIMKATQKPLSELAGEMKKFPQKLVNVRVTDKHHVTDNARVKEVIEQVEAEMAGDGRILVRPSGTEPLVRVMAEAPTQELCDSYVDRIVAVVKEEMELKE
- a CDS encoding anti-sigma factor gives rise to the protein MCPEQIIELMHEFLDEEIEPEKEQILREHLKSCAECDAIFHELKRTIAFVKSTSHMQAPDDFTANVLARLPKEKKQISMQRWLKNHPILAAASVFVVLMLGSLFSTWNQDQEFAVSKQKNLIVKNNTVIVPKGEVVKGDVTVRNGKLKIEGEVQGDVTVIHGEKYLASAGHVTGKIEEVNEVFDWIWYHMKKTGQDVLALFDQPATN